Within Streptomyces antibioticus, the genomic segment TCGCGCCGACCAGGAACAGCACGGTCGCCGAGGTCACCGCGATCTTGTTGACGAACAGCATGAACCGGAAGCCGTAGACGCAGACCGCGAGCACCAGCGCGGCGAACAGCGCGTACGCGACGGCGTAGGTGAGGTCGCCGCGCGGCAGGCCGAACAGCCGGTGGGCGCCGCCGACCAGCGCGTCTCCGGAGCTCCACACCGAGATGGAGAAGAACGCGACGGCGGTCAGCAGGGAGAGGAACGAGCCGACGATCCGGCCGTGCACGCCCAGGTGCGCGGAGGACGAGACGGCGTTGTTGGTGCCGTTGACCGGTCCGAAGACCGCCATCGGGCACAGGATCAGGGCGCCGACGACGACCCCGAGGAGGGTGGCGGCCAGGCCCTGCCAGAAGGACAGGCCGAAGAGGATCGGGAAGGCGCCGAGGACGCAGGTGGAGAAGGTGTTCGCCCCGCCGAAGGCCAGCCGGAACAGGTCGAACGGGGTCGCGGTGCGCTCGGCGTCGGGGATGCGGTCCACGCCGTGGCTCTCGACCTCGGTGAGAGCCGGGGGAGGCGTGACGGGGGCGGGGGAAGGGCCGGGGGAGGGGGTGGGTGCGGTCAAGGCAGGCTCCAGCAGCGGGTGTTCGACGGTGGAGCGCGGGGTGGCGCGTGTGGAACGCGGACGGCCGGTGCCGCCGCCGGGTGGGCGGTGCGGGCGGACGCCGTCCGGGGACGGGGTGCGCCGAAGGTACGGGTCATGACAAGCCCTCGACCAGCAGGCGGATCATCCTTTTTTCGCGGCCCAGATGGATGAATCGTCCTGGCGTTTCGGCGTTGCAGCAAAGTTCGCAGGGGCGAATCACGGTCCGAGCGGAATGTTTCAGGCCGATTAAGCAAGCTAGGGAAACCAGCCAAGTGGCCGACTTCGGGGCTCCGGAAGCCCTTGCTTTCGGCGTTGTAACGTTCGAATTCTGTGACTTCACGCCACTGTTTGAATACGCAATGTTACTGAAACGCGTGGGGTCGATGTGAGTTTCGGCGCCGGACTCGGCAGAGTGGCGCTCGCCGGATCCGACGCCGATCGCATCGGCCGGCACCCCCCGAATCGAGCGGAAGGATGCACACAATGCGGAACACCGCGCGCTGGGCAGCGACTCTCGGCCTCACGGCCGCCGCCGTCTGCGGACCCCTCACCGGGTCCGCGCTCGCCGCCCCGGCCGCAGCACCGGCCTCGCTCTACGCCCCGTCGGCCCTGGTGCTCACCATGGGCCACGGCGAGAGCGCCGCCACCGTCAACGCGGCTCGTGCCGTCACCCTGAACTGCGCGCCCGGTGCCTCCGGCACCCACCCGGCACCGGCCCTGGCCTGTGCCGAACTGCGCGCCGCGGGAGGCGACCTGGAGCTGCTGGCGGGGAGCACGAGCGGCAGGGTGTGTACCAAGCAGTACGACCCCGTCGTCGTCACCGCCGACGGAGTGTGGCAGGGCAAGCGCGTCTCCTTCGAGCGCACCTTCGCCAACGAATGCGTGAAGAACGCTGCCGTGAGCACGCTCTTCGCGTTCTGAGACCGGGATCGCGTACCCCCCGTGGACGCCGCGACAGGCTCGTGACGTGGGGAGTGCGAGCCACTGAACACGGGGCGACCGCGATCTCGTACCCAGGGGCCGGAAGAGGCGGAGTGGGGCCGCCGTCCGGCCCCTGGGGTCATTTTCGTCCCGGGCACCGGGGAACCCGCCGGGTCCCGACGCCTCTCCCCGGGCGTCGTGCCTCCCGCCGGCGGAGGCTTCCCTCCCCGGTCGCGGGAAGAGCCGCCGTCCATCCCGGACGGCGGCCTTCTCGTGCCCCCAGCCGGACGGACGCCCGCCGTCCAAGGACCGAGCCCGACGTCCGCGGACCGCCGGCGTCCGGGCAGACGACTGCCGCAGCCGGACCGCCCGCGACCGGACAGACGCCCGCCGTCCGCGACCGCACGGACGCCCGCCGTCCGCGACCGCACGGACGCCCGCCGTCCGCGGGCCGACGCCCGACGCCCGACGCCCGACGCCCGACGCCCGGCGTCCGTGGACCGCCCGCGGCTGCCGGGCCGATGACCGCCGCTGTCGGACCACCCGCCGCAGCCGGACCACCCGCCGCCCACGAGGACCGCCCGCCGCCGCCCCCGGATCCACGGCCCGCCCCCACCCCCACCCCTACGCCAACTGCCGCCGTACCAGCTCCCGTAGCCGGCCGTCCGGGGCGGCGAGCAGTGCGGCCGGGGGGCCCTGTTCGACGATCCTGCCGTGTTCCATGACGATCACCCGGTCGGCGTCCATGACCGTCGACAGCCGGTGCGCGATCACGACACGGGTCGCGTTCAGCTTGCGGGTGCTCTCGATGACCGTGCGCTGGGTGTCGTTGTCCAGCGCGCTGGTCGCCTCGTCGAAGAACAGGATGCGCGGCCGGCGGATCAGCGCCTGCGCGATCATCAGCCGCTGACGCTGGCCCCCGGAGACCGAACCGCTGCCGGCGACGATCGTGTGCAGTCCCATCGGCATCCGCTCGATGTCCCGCGCCAGCCCCGCCAGTTCGGCTGCCGCCAGCACCTCCTCCGGCGGATACGAACCGGTCCCCGAGATGACGTCCATGATCGAACTGGTGAAGGGCTGGGCGTGCTGGAGCACCACCCCGCACTGCCGGCGCACCGCCGCCAGGTCCAGCGCGGACAGGTCCTGGCCGTCGTAGAGCACACTGCCCGACGCGGGGCGGTCGAAGCCGATCAGCAGTCTCAGCAAGGTCGACTTGCCGCAGCCGCTCGGGCCGACGACGGCCGTGAACTCGCCCGGCCGCACCGCGAAGGACACGTCGTCCAGGACGAGCGGCCCGTCGTCGGAGTAGCGGAACGACAGCCGACGGGCCTCCAGCGCGCCCGACAGCGGACCCGGGCGGGTGCTCGCGGCTCGCACCTCGGGCGCCGCCTCCAGGACCGGCCGGATCTCCTCGAACAGCGGCAGCGCCGCCACCGCCGCCACGAACGCGCCGGTCAGCGAGGTGACCGCGGTCAGCAGCATCGTCACCGAGGTGTGGAAGGTGAGGAAGTCCGCCGCCGACAGCGCGCCCCGCGCCGGACCGGACAGCAGCATGAACATCAGCAGGGAGCACAGCGGCAGATGGACCGCGCCGAGCACCGTGCTGAGGTTCTTGATCCGGCCCAGCCGCTGCTGGAGCTCCCGGCTGCGCGCGAACTCCTCGGCCCAGGCCGCGTAGGCGTAGTTCTCGGCGGCCGCCACCCGTAGCTTCGGCAGCCCGCGCAGGGTCTGGAACGCCTGGTTGTTCAGCTTGTTGGAGAGCACCACCAGCCGCCGCTGCCAGCGCACCTGCCACAGCCCGAGCCCCAGGAACACGGCCGCCACGACGACCAGCATCCCGACCGCCGCCAGCGCCAGCGGCACGCTGTACCAGAGCAGCAGCCCCAGGTTCATCGCGCCGACCGTCACCGACTGCGCCACCGAGGGACCCAGGCCCGCGAGGAGCCGGCGGATCGCGCTGATCCCCATGGCCGCGCTCGCCAGTTCGCCGGTCGAGCGCTCGGCGAAGAAGGCCGTCGGCAGTCTCAGCAGCCGGTCCCACACGGCCGGTTGCAGGGTGGCCTCGATCCGGCCCTCCAGGCGCAGGATCGTCAGGTTCTGAAGGAGCGTGAACACCGCCGCCACCAGCGCGCCGATCAGCACCGCCACACACACCTGCGCGATCAGCCCCTCCTGGGCCCTCGGCACGTACTCGCCGAGCACCTTTCCGGTGGCGACCGGCACCAGCGCCCCGATCGCCACCGTCACCAGCCCGCTCAGCAGCAGATGGGCCAGGTCACCGCCGGTGCTCCGCACACTGAACCGCAGCAGCCCGAGCGGACCGAGCCGCCGTTCGGGCAGCGGCCGGTAGAACATGACGGCCCGCGGCTCGAACTCCGCCGCGTTGGCCTTCTCGACGGGCGTCTCGCGCCCCGTCGACGGATGGACGCTCACATAGCCGCCGCGCCGCCACAGCAGCGCGACCGGCGCCCCGGACAGGGCCCGCCGGCCCACCAGCGGACCCACGTCGTCGCGCCACCAGCGCCCGTCGAGCCGGACCGCCCGGGTGCGGACCCGGGAGGCCACGGCGATCCGCTCGACCGGGTCCAGCCGGTCGTCCGGCCGGTCGCCGTCCGCCGCACTGCGGGACGGTTCGACGAGGGCGATCCCGGCCGCCCGCGCCACCAGCCGGCACGCGGCGAACGTGGCGTCCGCGTCGTCGGCGGTCGTCCGGCCGGAACGCGGCCCCGCCTTGCGGCCGATGGACGCGAGGAGCGTGCGGTCGGCCCGGGCCCGGACCGCCTCACCGGCCTCGATCCCGGCGGCGGCCCGTGTCTCGTGGGTCCGTTCGATCTGCTCGATCCACCGGTCCAGCGTGGTCAGCAGCCGGTACTGCTGGTCGACCATGCTCTGCCACACCGCCGGGTCCATCAGCAGATCGGCGGCCGCCTCCGGGCCGTACAGCGACCCGTACCGCACGCTGCCCGGCGGCACCGGCATCCAGAACACGTCGTCGTCGGTCAGCTCCGCCGCGCCGCTCTCGCCGGTGGCCGTCGGCGCCTGGAACAGGACGGACAGGGCGCGGCCCACGCCGAGCGCGAGCGCGTACTCCAGCGGGCTCGACGCCGGTGGGACGTACTGGGGCGCGCCGTAGGAGTCGTAGGGGCCGTACGCGTCGTGGGCCCAGGTCCCGGTGTCCGCCTGCCGGTACAGCTCGCGCAGGCCGATGCGGTGCACCACGCAGTCGCGGGACGGGCGGGCCACCAGCGTGTGCCGGGCGCCGGTGACCGGGCCGAGCAGCAGGGCGCCCGCCTCCAGCCGGCCCAGATGATGCCAGTGCCCCTGCTCGGCGACGTCCACCGCGAACAGGTCCAGCGCCCCGGACACCACCAGCCACAGCACCTGGGGGCCCGCCAGGTCGAGCCGGGCGAGGCCCGCGCAGTCGACGCGCACGCCCGACTGCCCGAGCGCGGCGAGCACCTGGTCGCCCTGCTGCCGTACGTCGGTCATCTCACCGCTCCCCGACCAGCGCCGCGTACGCCCCGCCGCGCGCCACGAGGTCGTCGTGCCGCCCGCGTTCGACCACCGTGCCGTGCTGGAGGACGACGATCTCGTCGCTGTCGCGGACCGTGCTCAGCCGGTGCGCGATCACCACACAGGCGCAGCCGCGCCGCCGCAGGTTGCCCATGACGACCCGTTCCGTCTCCGCGTCCAGCGCGCTCGTCACCTCGTCCAGCACCAGGATGCTCGGCCGGCGCACCAGCGCCCGCGCGATCTCCAGCCGCTGGCGCTGGCCGCCCGAGAAGTTCCGCCCGTCCTGCTCGACCCGGCTGTGGATCCCGCCCGGACGCCGCGTCACGATGTCGTACAGGGCCGCGTCGCGCAGCGCCGCCACGACCGCCTCGTCCGGCACGGACGGATCCCACAGCGCCACGTTGTCGCGGACCGTGCCCTCGAAGAGGAACACCTCCTGGTCCACGAAGGAGACGGAGGCGGCCAGCGCCCCGCGCGGAATGTCGTCCAGACGCCGCCCGTCGATCCGGATCACCCCCTCCCACGGCGCGTACAGGCCCGAGATCAGCCGTGACACGGTCGACTTGCCGCTGCCCGAACCGCCCACCAGCGCCACCTGCTGCCCCGGACCGACCGTCAGGTCGAAACCGGACAACAGCGGCTTGTCCAGCGGGCTGTAGCCGAACGTGACGTCCACCAGCTCCACCAGGCCGCGCAGCCGGCGCGTCGAGCCGTCGGCACCGGCCGGGCGGTCGTAGAGCGGATCGGCGCGGAAGTTCTCCACGTCCTTCAGCCGCGCCACGTCCGCCGCGAAGTCCTGGATCCGCCCCGCCACCCCGTTCAGCCGGGTCAGCGGCGCGGTGAACCGGGTGACGAGCGCCTGGAACGCGACCAGCAGACCCACCGAGATACCGCCCTCGATCGCCCGCACCCCGCCGATCCACAGGATCAGCGCGCTGTTGAGCGAGGCCAGCGTCGGCGCCACCACCCCCAGCCAGGCGCTCGGCACCCCGAGCCGCTGCTGCTCCTCCAGCGTGGTCGCGTGCTGCCCCGCCCACTTGCGGAAGTAGGCGTCCTCACCGCCGGTCGCCTTCATCGTCTCGATCAACTGGAGCCCGGTGTACGCCGTGTTGGTGAGCCGCGCCGAGTCGGCGCGCAGTTTCGCCGTGCGTGTCGCCCGCATCCGTACGACGACCCGCATGGCGACGACGTTCAGCAGCGCCACCCCGACGCCGACAAAGGTCAGTTGGGGGTCGTAGGTGTAGAGGAGCACGGCGTACAGGACGACGACGACCGCGTCCACGCCCGCCGCCGCCAGGTCCCGGGCGAGGGTCTCGGCCACGGCGTCGTTGGACTGGAGACGCTGGACCAGGTCGGCGGGGCTGCGCTGGGAGAAGAAGGTGACCGGCAGCCGCAGCAGATGCCGCAGGAAGCGGGCGCTGGAGAGCGTCGAGGAGACGATCCGGCCGTGGTGCAGATTGGCCTGCTGGAGCCAGGTCAGCACCAGGGACAGCAGGACGCAGGCGCCCATGGCCGCGAACAGCGTTCCCAGCAGCGAGGTCTGACCGCCGATCAGATACGTGTCGATCCAGGTCCGGCTCAACGCCGGTACGGCGGCGCCCACCACGACCAGCAGCAGGCTCGCCAGCACGGCGGCCGGCAGGGTGCCCGCGGTGCCGCGCAGCCGGGCCGGCAGTGCGCCCAGCACCCCGGGGCGGCGGCCGCCCCGCTCGAAACCCTCACCGGGTTCCAGCACCAGGACCACCCCGGTGAAGCTGCCGTCGAAGTCCTCCATCGGCACGAACCGCCGCCCCTTGCCGGGGTCGTTGACGAACACCCCGCGGCGTCCGAAACGGCGGCCCATCCCGTCGTAGACGACGTAGTGGTTGAACTCCCAGAACAGGATCGCGGGCGATCGCACCGCCGCGAGCGCGGCCAGGTCCATCTGCATGCCCTTGGCCGTCAGCCCGTAACCGCGGGCCGCCTTCAGCAGGTTGCCGGCGCGTGAGCCGTCCCGCGAGACGCCGCACGCGATGCGCAGCTCCTCCAGCGGGACGTGCCGGCCGTAGTGGGCGAGGACCATGGCGAGCGAGGCCGCGCCGCACTCGACGGCCTCCATCTGGAGCACGGTGGGCGTCCGGACCGTCTTCACCCGGCTCCGGGGGACGGTCGTGCGGCGGGTCGGCGCGGCCCGGCGCCGTCCGCGCCCCTCGTGACGGTCGCGTCGGTCGTGTCGGACGGCGGTCACGGCAGCAGCCAGTCGACCGGGCGCTGCGCGGCCACCCGGATCGCGCCGGAGGCCAGGGTCATGGAGGTCAGCCGGTAGGGCGGCCCGTCCTTGGAGGACCAGCGGTAGCCGCTCTTCGTCGACGGCGACGGATCGAGGCGGACCAGGACGGCCACCGGGCGGCCGTCCTTCGTGAACTGCTCGCCGAGCCCGCTGTCGCCGAGGAACGCGGCGATGCGCTGCGCCGACTGGGCGGTGCGGTCCACCGACTTCACATGGCCGCGCAGCACGCCGTACTCCTGGGACGGCACGGTCTGCACGGTCAGATCGACCGCCGCGCCCTCCGCCACCGACGCGGCGTGCTGCGCCGGCACGTACACCGTGGCGTACAGCGGGTCGTCGGCGTCGGCGACCTTCTCGACGGCGGCGACGTTCGCGCCGGTGGCGATGATCTGGCCGAGGGTGGCGGCCAGTGCCGTGATCCGCCCCGCGGCGACCGTGCGCACCACGGCCTCGCCGTCGGCCGTACGCACCTTCAGCACGGGCGCGTCGGCGGGCAGCCGTTCGCCCTCCTTCGCGAGGACGGCGGTGACCTGGCCGGCGGCCGGGCTCTGGAGGATGTAGCTGCCCTCGCCGTGGGTGAGGACGGCCGGCGCGTCCACCGTGGAGGAGACCGAACCGGTCACCGCCCACACGGACGCGGCCGCCATGACGACCACGGTCACGGACAGCACCAGCCAGCCCTGCGGGCGTGCGAAACGCACCGGAAGGTCGAGCTCCTCCGGCGACTGGAGTCTGGCGAGGGCCTGTTGTCGGAACTGCACGGGCTTCTCTCGGGGGCGGGACGAAGGGGGGCCGGGGTGGGACGACCGGACTTCTCGGGGAGGGCCGGGTACGCCGACGGGTCCCGGAGCCGGACACCGGCTCCGGGACCCGGAAGGTCACACGGGTGCGGTCAGAGACCGGCGACCAGGTTGGTGACCGGGGCGGTGCTCAGGCCGGTGACGCCCTCGACCGTGCCGACGGCCGTGTCGACCAGGCCGGAGACCGGGGCGACGCCGTCCACCAGGCCGGTGACGGCACCCAGGGCGTTGAGGGACAGACCGCCGGAGACGTTGTCCAGCTCGGCGTCGGCGATCTCGGCGGTCTCGACCTGGGGGATGGAGGTCATGGGGAACTTCCCTTCACATGGAAATCTCTACAAGGGGGAGCGGCCCCCTCTGGGGACAGACGGCCGCGGACCGCGGGCCCTGAGCGCCCGTTCCCGGACGCCCCCGGCTTCCCGCGGTGCGATGGATCAAAGCAGGTCCGCGGCGCGCGCAGCCACCCACGCACCCTCCTCACCTGGGCACTTGCGGCACAGACGCGGGAAACCGTGCAGACGCGCGCACCCGATGTCGGCCACTTCTCCACAGCTTTGCCGGTAACGGCCGGGACGGGTGCGGGGACCGGGGCCGCGAATCGGACACTCCCGGCCCGCCGGCCCGCGGGACACCACCCGGTTGTGCAGAACCGCCGCACCCCGTGACCCGCTTGGGCAATCCATGTGCAGATTCCCTGAAGCCGGGATTCCGCTCCCAGATGTCGACGGACCGTCACCACCCGGACACACCCCCGTCGAACCGGCGGATTCCCGGACCCGCAAAGGAAGTTGGCAATCGCGATGAACGCATCACCCGCCTCCCGCGTACCTATGGCCAACCAGGCGCCGCTGTACGACGGGGCTGCCGAACGCCGGCAGCCGGACCCCGCCCCCCAGGAGGTCGAGTTTTTTGAGTCACAAGCGAGTTTCGAAGCGCAAGGCCGTGATCGCGGTCGGCGGTGTGGCGGCGCTCGGAGCGGCGGCATTCCTGCTTCCCCACGCCAACGCCTCGCAGGACGGCTCGGGCGACGCCGCCGCGGTGAAGACCCTCAAGGCGGGCGACGCCTCGGATCTCGCCTCCCGGCTCCAGGAACTGCTCGGCGACGCCTTCGCCGGTTCGTACTACGACGCCGCGCAGCAGCAGCTCGTGGTCAATGTCATCGACGTCTCCGGCGACAAGAACAACGTCATCGTGCAGGCCCAGAAGGCCGGCGCCAAGGTCCGTGAGGTGGAGAACAGCACGGCCGAGCTGAAGACCGCGGCCCAGACCCTCAAGGCCCGCGCGACCATACCCGGCACCTCGTGGGCCGTCGATCCGCGCACCAACCAGATCCTGGTCACCGCCGACTCCACGGTCACCGGCGGCAAGTGGGACCGCCTGGAGTCCACCGTCCAGAGCCTCGGCTCGGGCGTGGCGACCATCAAGAAGTCGGCCGGCACCTTCAAGACCTTCGCCTCCGGCGGCGACGCCATCTTCGCCGGCGGGGCGCGCTGTTCCCTCGGCTTCAACGTGACCGCGGGCGACGGCTCCCCGGCCTTCCTGACGGCCGGTCACTGCGGTGTCGCGGCCGAGCAGTGGTCGGACGCGCAGAACGGCGCGCCGATCGCCACCGTCGACCAGGCGACCTTCCCCGGCGACGGCGACTTCGCACTCGTGAAGTACGACGACCCCAACACGCAGGCGCCGAGCGAGGTCAACCTCGGCCAGCAGACGGTGCAGATCAGCGGGGCCGCCGACGCGACCGTGGGCACCCAGGTCTTCCGGATGGGCAGCACCACCGGCCTGTCCGACGGTCAGGTGCTCGGACTCGACGCCACCGTGAACTACCCCGAGGGCACGGTCACCGGCCTCATCCAGACCAACGTGTGCGCCGAGCCCGGCGACAGCGGCGGTTCCCTGTTCACCCAGGACGGTCTGGCGATCGGTCTGACCTCCGGCGGCAGCGGTGACTGCACGGTGGGCGGCGAGACGTTCTTCCAGCCGGTGACCACCGCCCTCCAGGCGGTCGGCGCGACCCTCGGCGACGGCGGCGCGGGCGCGGGCGGCGGCCTCGGTGCCGACGACCAGGTCGGCGGCGAGGAGGCCGGTGCGGGCGCGGGCGCCGGTGCGGAGGAAGGCGCGGGTGCCGACGCCGGTGCCGGTGCCGGTGAAGAGGCCGGCGCGGGCCAGGAGGCGGGCGCGGGCCAGGAGGCCGGTGCCGACGACCAGGCCGGTGCGGACCAGCAGGCCGGCGACGCGGGCGGCAACGGCGGCGGCCACGGCAAGGCACGCGGCGGCAACGGCGGCAACGGCGCCGGTGCGGGCGGGCACTGACCCGGACACCCAGTGACGGTCCGGCCCTCCGGCGGGAGGGCCGGACTTCCGTCTGCGGTGCGGTCAGCCGTCCTCCCGCGCCGCCCGCAGCAACAGCAGCGCCACGTCGTCGATGCGCTCCTCGGCCGCCGCGTAGTGGCCCACCAGCTCGTCGGCCACCTCCTCCAGCGGACGGTCCCCGGCCTCGCCGAGCCGCCGCCCCAGATCCGCGATCGCGTCCTCGATGTCCACCCCCGGCGACTCGATCAGCCCGTCGGTGTAGAGGGCGAGGACACTGCCGGGCGACAGGTCGACCTCCGTCGTCGGATAGGTGGCCGTCGGGACGATGCCCAGCGGCGGTCCGCCGGCGAGGTCCAGGACCCGCACCCGGCCGTCCGCCCGGCGCAGCAGCGGCGGCGGATGGCCCGCGCGGGCCATGACCGCCCGGTGCCGCTCCGGATCCAGCCGCAGATACAGACAACTCGCGAACCGGTCCGAGCCCAGATCGATCAGCAGCCGGTTGGTGCTGCGCATGACCTCCCCCGGCTCCTGCCCGACCGTCGTGTACGCGCGGACGGCGGTACGGATCTGGCCCATCAGCCCGGCCGCCGTCACGTTGTGCCCCTGGACGTCCCCGATCACCGCCGCGGGCAGCGGCCGGGAGGGCACCAGGTCGTAGAAGTCGCCGCCGATCTCCATGCCCCGGGTGGCCGGCAGATAGCGGGCCGTCGCCTCGATGCCGGGCAGCGCGGGCAGGGAGGGCGGCAGCAGGGCCGCCTGGAGCCCGTGCGCGAGCTGGTGCTTGGCGTCGTAGAGCAGCGCACGGTCCAGCGCCTGCGCGATCAGGCCCGCCAGGCTGGTGAGCACCGCCCGCTCATGGGTGGAGAACAGGTGCGGGGTGGCGTACGCCAGCACACAGGCGCCCACCGGGCGGCCGGAGGCGATCAGCGGCAGGAACGCCCAGGACGCGAACCCGTCGGGGCTCTCCTGCCGGGCCGGGTACAGATGTTCGAGCTGTCGTCGTGACTCGAAGAACGCGGGCACCCCGTGGACGACGGTGTGCGCGCCCGGCGTCTGCGAGGACAACGGCATCCCGTCGAACCGCTGCACGACCCGCGGATCGGGATACCCGTGATGGCCCAGCACGTGCAGCCGTCCCGCCCGCGCCCCCAGCAGCGCCAGCGCCTGGCTGCCCACGGCCGGGGCGATCTCGTCCGCCACCAGCCCCACCACGTCCTGCACGCTCACCGTCTCGGTGAGCGCCCCCGCCAGGCTCAGCGCCTGCGACATCGACACCAGCCGGGTCGGCGCGTCCCCCGACCGCGGGCCCGACGGTCTGTTCTCCGTCACCGCCCGGGCCCGGGAGATCCGCACGCTGATCCCGGTGGTGCTCGGATACAGCCGGAACGACAGCCAGTCCGAGGGCGGCCGCAGCGCCACGAACGACACCGCGTCCTGGCTGATCAGCGCCGCCCGGTAGCGCTCCTCGTAGGAAGGGTCGTTCAGCCAGGGCACCGACGCCCACAACTGGGTGCCGAGCAGCCTGGTGGCCGGGACGCCGAGCATCTCCGCCGCGGCCGCGTTGACGAACCCCACCCGTCCGCCCAGATCCAGCGAGCACAGCCCGTACGGCAGCCGGGCCACCATCCGGGCCGCCTCCACCGGGCCCAGGGTGCGCGCGGCGCCGCCCACCGGCCCCGCGTCCAGCAGATCGGACTCGGCGCGCACGGTCCGGTTCTCCTGCGCCGCCCGCTCCAGCCGGGCCGCCAGCCGGTCACAGGCCGAGGTCAGCTCCCGGCGCTCCCGCTCGGTCAGCTCCGGCGGCCGCGAGCCGGGCCAGGTCATGAAGACGGCGCCGTACACCCGTTCGGCGGTCGCGAGCGGTACGGCGGCGAGCGCGAAGGGATACGGCAGGACGACGGCGATCCGCGGATAGCGCCGGGCCATC encodes:
- a CDS encoding SpoIIE family protein phosphatase gives rise to the protein MVAVVDAQGAAAVRPPIREPLLSLALTSMMDAVGAHSGAVYLRPGDEPLLEMAVMAGLPRSFAAPWERVGLSAPIPVADAVRERRLVWVGGQEEMARRYPRIAVVLPYPFALAAVPLATAERVYGAVFMTWPGSRPPELTERERRELTSACDRLAARLERAAQENRTVRAESDLLDAGPVGGAARTLGPVEAARMVARLPYGLCSLDLGGRVGFVNAAAAEMLGVPATRLLGTQLWASVPWLNDPSYEERYRAALISQDAVSFVALRPPSDWLSFRLYPSTTGISVRISRARAVTENRPSGPRSGDAPTRLVSMSQALSLAGALTETVSVQDVVGLVADEIAPAVGSQALALLGARAGRLHVLGHHGYPDPRVVQRFDGMPLSSQTPGAHTVVHGVPAFFESRRQLEHLYPARQESPDGFASWAFLPLIASGRPVGACVLAYATPHLFSTHERAVLTSLAGLIAQALDRALLYDAKHQLAHGLQAALLPPSLPALPGIEATARYLPATRGMEIGGDFYDLVPSRPLPAAVIGDVQGHNVTAAGLMGQIRTAVRAYTTVGQEPGEVMRSTNRLLIDLGSDRFASCLYLRLDPERHRAVMARAGHPPPLLRRADGRVRVLDLAGGPPLGIVPTATYPTTEVDLSPGSVLALYTDGLIESPGVDIEDAIADLGRRLGEAGDRPLEEVADELVGHYAAAEERIDDVALLLLRAAREDG